CATGGTCCCGCTTAGTGAGCCATTTAAATCACTTGGTATTACAAATAGTGATGGTTACATTCCAACGAATGAAAATATGGAGACGAATCTCCCTGGTATTTTTGCAGCAGGGGATATTCGTGAAAAAACACTTCGACAAATTGTGACAGCTACTGGTGATGGAAGCATTGCAGCAGAAGCCGCAATTAAGTATGTTGAAGACCTTGCAGAAAAGTTAAAAACAACAAATTAATAATAAATGTGTAAAAAAATTTACTAATAGTAATTGCTTCTTAATGGTGTTGTAATACGTTCGCAACATAAATGGGGTACACTATAAATAACTAATTGACCCCCTTTTAATAGATAAATTAGTTTATTGCACAGGTGTATATCACCTGTGTTTTTTTTTGAGTGTAAGTTTGTCCATATTTGTCAAAAATACTCTTTTTTCATTTCCTTGTTGGAAATGTTTCGTTCATAGTATAATGAAAGCAGTGGCTTGAAAAACAAAAGAGGAAATGTATGGAGAACGGATGAGACTGCTTCGGTATCATATATTATCCGGCTCAGCCAATGTATAATCTTTTTTAAGAGCTAGAAAAATTAGTAATCATGAATGGAAGATGTTTGCCTGAGCATATCTTAGTATAGATGGAATACAAAAGGAATTGTACTAGCAGATCCAAACATCCTTTTATGTATAAGAAGGAGAGATTGTTAATGGGTATCGAACAAGAAACAAACTTGGTTATTATAACTGGTATGTCTGGAGCTGGAAAAACAGTTGCAATACAGAGCTTCGAAGACTTAGGTTACTATTGTGTAGATAATCTTCCTCCTGCATTGTTGCCTAAGTTTTTAGATTTGATGAAGGATTCCACAAACAATATTCACAAAGTAGCATTAGTAATGGATTTAAGAGGTCGTGAGTTTTTTGATTCTTTATTTGAAGCTTTAGACGTTCTTGGTCATGAGGACTGGCTAAACGAGCATATTCTATTTTTAGATGCAAAGGATGAAGCACTTGTTTCACGCTATAAAGAAACTAGACGTTCACATCCGCTTGCAACAGGTGGACTTCCTTTAAATGGAATCACAAAGGAACGCGAAATTTTGGATGAACTTCGAGGGCGGGCACAGCGGATTATTGATACAACGAGCTTGAAACCAAGAGACCTTCGTGAAAAAATCCTGAAAATCTATTCGGAAGAAAAACAGGAAATTTTTTCTGTGCATTTTCTATCCTTTGGCTTTAAGTATGGTCTGCCAATCGATGCGGACTTGGTATTTGATGTGCGATTTTTGCCGAATCCCCATTATGTTGCTAACCTGCAGCCGTTAACCGGATTGAACCAGGATGTGGCTTCCTATGTTTTCAAATGGTCGGACACACAGAAATTTAACGATAAAGTACTCGACCTATTAAAATTTATGCTTCCACAATATAAAAAAGAGGGGAAATCCCAGCTTGTTGTAGCAATTGGTTGTACTGGCGGACAGCACCGTTCTGTAGCGTTAGCTGAATTTTTTGCCAAAGAGCTCTCTGCAGGCTATATTACGCATGTCAGCCATCGGGATATTGATAAAAGAAAGGGACATTAAAAATGAATAATCAAAAATTCCCAAGAGTAGTTGCCATCGGTGGCGGTACCGGCATGCCGGTATTATTAAGAGGACTAAAAGATTTGCCAATCGAGCTTACAGCATTAGTAACGGTTGCTGATGATGGAGGCAGCAGCGGCAGGCTGCGAGATGAAATGGCAATACCAGCACCAGGTGATATTCGAAATGTAATTGCAGCCCTTTCAGATGCTGAGCCAATGCTTCTTGAATTATTCCAGCATCGATTTGCAGAGGGGAATGGCCTTTCTGGTCACTCTTTAGGCAATCTTCTGCTTGCGGCAATGACGTCTGTTACAGGTAATTTTAATACAGGCATTAAAGAAATATCACGTGTTCTAAATGTAAAAGGAAAGATCTACCCAATATCAAATGAAAACATGTCTTTACATGCTGAAATGACGGATGGGACAATTGTCTCTGGGGAATCAAAAATTCCACTTATGAATAAACGCATCAAACGTGTTTTTTTAAGTCCGCAGCCAATTAAGCCACTTCCAAATGCAGTTAGGGCGATTGAGGCGGCTGATTTAGTCGTTATCTCACCAGGGAGCTTATATACAAGTATTATGCCTAACTTGATCATCCCCCAGGTAAAAGAATCACTCAAGACTACGAAAGCAAAGGTTGTTTATGTTTGTAATGTCATGACTCAATTTGGAGAGACCACAGGGTATACAGCTTCTGATCATGTTCAGGCAATTACGGATCATATTGGTAAAGGTTGTATTGACGCGATTGTCGTACATAATGAACCAATTGAAAAGTCTATTCAAGCAGTTTATGCAGAAGAAAACGCAGCCCCAGTTATCTATGATACGGAACGGTTAATCGATATGGGACTGGAAATTATTGAAGGGGATATTATCGATCATTCCCAAGCGACTGTCAGACATGATAATACTAAAATTGCAAAGTTATTATATTCAATATTATAGACGCTGAATAGAAGGACCAGACTTTTTGAACAATCATTACAAAAAGAATAACTCAGATTTATGAGCAATGGTAAAGGGGGGATCTCATGTCCTTTGCTTCAGAAATTAAAAAGGAATTGACAACAATTGAAGTTGACGAATGCTGCCAAGTTGCAGAACTGGCAGCATTAATAAGAATGAATGGTGCTGTTTCATTATCAAGATATGGCTATTCACTTGATGTACAAACAGAAAATGCTGCAATCGCAAGAAGAATATATACATTAATTAAAGCGAATTATTCGCTCCCAGTAGAGCTGCTCGTCCGTAAAAAAATGAAATTGAAGAAGAATAATGTATATATTGTACGGATGAAAGATGATGTGGAGCCCTTTTTGGAGGACTTGGATATTATCCATGAGCCCTATAAGGTTGTTCGTACAATTTCCAAAAAATATTTGGAAAGCGGATGCTGCCGAAGGTCCTATTTACGCGGTGCGTTTCTTGCAGGAGGTTCAATTAACAATCCAGAAACCTCATCCTACCATCTTGAAATATCTAACTTCTATCAGGATCATAATGATGCATTATGTGAATTATTGAATGCGTTTGACTTACGTGCCCGTACATTGGAAAGAAAGAACGGATATATTGTTTATATTAAGGAAGCTGAGAAAATCACGGAGTTTTTAAGCATTATTGGTGCGCATAATGCACTGTTTAAATTTGAGGATGTCCGAATCGTAAGAGATATGCGGAACTCTGTCAACCGATTAGTTAATTGCGAAACAGCCAATTTAAATAAAACAATAGGAGCGGCATTCAGACAAATTGAAAATATTAAGCTGATAGATAAAACAGTTGGTTTAGATCAACTGCCTGAGAAATTACAGGAAATTGCCAAGCTTCGTGTCCAGCATGAGGATGTCTCCTTAAAGGAGTTAGGAGAATTAGTAGCAAGTGGCAAGATTTCCAAATCAGGAGTGAATCATCGATTGAAAAAAATTGATGACTTTGCAGATAAAATACGACGCGGGGAAACAATCTTAAAGAATTAGTAAGTAAATTAGTACATTCGTTTTGCTATTCGTGTTATAATACTGATAATTCAAAGGATTACCGTTTAATTGAAATAAAGGCAGAAATTTTATAAGCAGATAGGAAAGTATATTACTTTTCTATCTGCATAAAAAAGTGAAAGAAAATTTCTGTCATGTTTTTATATGATAGCGTTTTCTAAAATGAGGAGGATGGACGATTTGATTGAAAGGTCGGTTAAGGTGGAATTGGAGACAGGTTTGCAGGCTAGACCAGCAGCACAATTTGTACAGGAAGCGAATCGCTATTCTGCAAATATATTTCTAGAGAAAGATGGAAAAAAAGTAAATGCAAAAAGTATAATGGGCCTAATGAGTCTTGCAATTACAAAGGGCGAAGATATTGTATTAATTGGTGATGGCGCTGATGAACAGATCGCTGTAGATCATCTCATTTCGTTTGTTGCAAAACCTTAGAGGCAGGATTGGAGATAAATGCTATATAAAGAGCCTGCGGGAACAAAATAATGTTCTCGCAGGCTCAAAAGTTTATTGTTGCTTATTTTTCTTCTTTACGCTCTAAAATTTTGTCAATCAAACCATATTCTACAGATGCTTGTGCAGTCATAAAGTTATCCCGCTCTGTATCACGCTCAATTACTTCTAATGGTTGACCTGTTTTTTCGGCCATAATTTCATTCATTCTGCGCTTAATTTCAATAATACGCTTCGCATGAATTTCAATATCTGTTGCCTGTCCTTGAGTTCCACCTAAAGGCTGGTGAATCATAATTTCACTATTAGGCAATGCATAGCGTTTTCCTTTTTCACCAGCAGTAAGTAAGAACGCACCCATTGATGCTGCCATGCCGATACAAATTGTAGATACATCTGGCTTGATGAAATTCATCGTATCGTAAATTGCCATACCAGCTGTAATGGATCCACCCGGTGAGTTAATGTATAATGAAATATCTTTGTCTGGATCTTCTGCTTCAAGGAAAAGCAATTGGGCTACAATCGAGTTAGCCACATTGTCGTCAATTCCACTTCCTAGTAAAATAATGCGGTCTTTCAGTAAACGTGAGTAAATATCATATGCGCGCTCTCCACGGTTGGTTTGTTCAATAACTGTAGGTACTAAATTCATTGTAAATCCTCCTTTAGTCTGTAACATCGTACACCCACTTTTATGGATATAATTTCATAATAGCTGAATGGTCAATAAAGGTCAAACAAAAAGAAATGTATTTCTTAAAAATCTATACTCCATGATACCCTTATTTTTGCATTATAAACCTTTTTATTAAGTTAAGCATCAATATAGGGAGTTTGATAAATAAAAGCCGAGTAAGAAATTTGCATTTTCATTTCTTACTCGGCTTTTATTATATCACTGCTAATTATTAGCTAACTATATAGAATAGTATGTTGCTTAATCTGATTTCATGTTCTTAAAAAGCGTTTCTATTTGAGCATGAAAGGTGATGATTTCATTTAATCGTTCTGTTAGGTTTGTTTGCTCATCTAGTGTTAATTCACGGCTGCTTTGTTTTATATAGTAGTTGTTTATTTCTTCCAGGGAACTTTTTTGACGGCGGGCTATGTCGATCCATTTCCTCTGAAAGGAAGTCATAAATGTTTTAAATAGTTGGGAATCAGCTTGGTATAAGTCTTTTCGTACACCCTTTTTCCATACACGTGTAACAAGGTTTAATTCGGCCAGACTTCGGATGTTCGTGCTAATAGATGCTTTGCTTTTTCCTAATGCTTCTGCCATCTCATCTAATGTCAGGGTCTCTTCTGATAAATAAAGATATGCAAACAATCTTGCCTCTAAGGTTGTTAATCCAAACAATTCAATTGTCTTTGAGAATTCGATCATGATATTTACTATTATATTATCGTTCGTGTGAAGCTTCTCCATAGCATCCTCCTATACATCCCCAATAAAAGCATACATGAAAATAGCAAGTATTAAAAATATGCTGTTAGGTAGTATTTTGGAGCAAATAAGCGGAAATAAACGAATAATCAAGGTGAAGTTCATGCAATTTAAATTGTACGTATAAAACATACAAAAACAACCGAATTTAAAGTTTGTGGTTAAAAATTGAAAGGTTTATAGTTATAAAGTGACTAATTGCTGTTCGGGTATAAGTGGCTTTTCTTTTATTGAGAAATATTTCTTTTAAATTACAAATAATGTTATAGGTATCAATAAAATACTGCGCACTTTACGGAGTGAAAGCTTTGGCGAAAAGCCAATTTTCTAATGGCTTCTGACTGGTAGAAAAGTATTAAGACTATTAACGTACGTCATTAAGTGCAAATGCAAAACTAAAAAAGAGGTGAGAAAGCATGCCAATAATTGAGGCGAAAAATCTATCGAAGGTTTTTGGTAAAAATAAAAAACAAGCATTAAAATTATTGGATAAAGGTTTAACAAAAGAACAGATTTTAAAAGAAACTGGTAGTACGGTTGGTGTAAACCGTGCATCTTTTTCGGTTGAAGCCGGTGAAATCTTTGTCATTATGGGACTTTCCGGGAGTGGTAAATCAACATTAGTCCGCTTGCTTAATCGATTAATTGAACCAACGGAAGGAAATATTTTAATTGATGGCGAAGATTTATCGAAAATGGATAAGAATTCACTTCGTCAGGTGCGGAGAGAGAAATTAAGCATGGTTTTCCAGCAATTTGCACTGTTTCCGCATCGAACCATATTGAAAAATGCAGAATATGGACTTGAAATTCAAAATGTGCCTAAAGAAGAAAGAGAAGAGAGAGCAAAGAAAGCTTTAGAATTAGTTGGATTGGGAGACTATATCAATCAAAAGCCTGGCCAGCTTTCAGGAGGAATGCAGCAGCGGGTTGGTCTTGCAAGAGCACTTGCGAACGATCCGAAGGTTCTGTTAATGGATGAAGCATTCTCTGCATTGGATCCACTTATTCGTAAAGAAATGCAGGATGAATTGATAGATTTACAGTCTACGATGAAAAAGACTATTATATTTATTACCCATGATTTAGATGAAGCGCTTCGTCTTGGGGACCGGATAGCATTAATGAAGGATGGTGTCATTGTTCAAATAGGTACACCAGAGGAAATATTAGTTAGTCCTGCTAACGATTATGTTGAAAAATTCGTTGAAGATGTAGATATCTCTAAAATCTTAACAGCACAGCATATTATGAAACGTCCTGAAACAGTAAATATTGAAAAGCATGGTCCAAGAGTTGCTTTAGAGCGCATGCGAGAAGAGGGAATATCTAGTATTTTAGTCATCGACAGCAAACGGAATTTAAAAGGGTACGTTACAGCAGAAGATGCCTCAGAAGCCCGTAAGAAAGACATTAAAGATTTAACAGAGATTATTCGAACGGATATTCCGAAAGTAAATCGTGATACAGCGATGCACGATATTTTCAATATTATTTATGATTCTCCAACTCCTGTAGCAGTTGTGAAAGATGAGAAGTTAGAAGGAATCATTGTGCGCGGGGCTGTAATAGCCGCACTGGCAAGTGATAGTGAGGTGAACTTAGATGCTTAATAATGCATTAGATTTTATACCAGAAATACCGTTATCAGATGCAGCAAAAAATGTAACTGATTTTATAACCGATAAATTTTCATTTTTATTTAATCCAGTTAAAGAGCATTTTGGAAGTTTCATGGAATTCATGTCAGAAGACGTGCTAATGAATATTCCTCCAGTAATTTTTATTCTCGTTATTGCTATTCTGGCATTCTTTATTTCAGGTAAAAAGTTTGGTTTAGCTGTCTTCTCAATTGTCGGTCTTTGGCTAATTTATAATCAAGGACACTGGGATAACCTGATGAACACAGTAACACTTGTGTTACTGGCAAGTATCTTATCTGTTATTATCGGAGTACCTATTGGCATTTTGATGTCAAAAAGCAAAACGGCAAATGCAATTATTACGCCGATACTGGATTTCATGCAGACAATGCCTGCATTTGTTTATTTAATTCCAGCTGTTGCATTTTTTGGTATTGGAATGGTACCGGGAGTGTTTGCATCTTTAATATTTGCTACTCCTCCTACGGTGAGATTTACGAACCTAGGTATTCGTCAGGTTTCAAAAGACTTAGTAGAGGCTGCAGATGCATTTGGTAGTACTGGAGCACAAAAATTGTTTAAAGTAGAGCTGCCTATGGCAAAACCAACCATTATGGCTGGAATTAACCAGACCGTTATGCTTGCTTTATCAATGGTTGTTATTGCATCCATGATTGGTGCACCAGGATTAGGACGAGAGGTTCTTTCCTCCTTACAACGTGCACAAGTAGGACCAGGTTTTGTTGCTGGAATCGGCATTGTAATTTTGGCAATTATTATTGATCGCATTACACAAAATATGAATAAGAAAAAAGACTAAAACAAGTTGGCATCTTTTCATTGAAAAGTTTCCATATATATTAAAAAGAAGGGGAGTCAATAGTGATGTTAAAACTTAACAAAAAAATATTAAGTCTCATTGCTGTACTTTTATTAGCATTACTTGCTGCTTGCGGTAATTCAGAATCAGGCAGTGGTTCAGAGGATGCAGTTGTAGATGGTGATGAAATTGAAATAGCGTATGTGGAATGGGATTCAGAAGTAGCCTCTACTCATGTTGTTGGTAAAGTGTTAGAGGATTTAGGATATGACGTTAGCTTAACCCCGCTTGATAATGCAGTAATGTGGGAAGCAGTTGCGAGTGGTGAAGCAGATGGAATGGTTTCGGCATGGTTGCCGGGAACACAGGCTGCTCAATATGAAGAATATGGCGACCAAGTTGTTGATCTTGGTGAGAATCTTGAAGGAGCGGCAATTGGTTTAGTAGTTCCTAGTTATATGGATGTCGATTCAATCGCAGATTTAACAGATGAAGCAGGAAAGACAATCACTGGTATTGATGCTGGTGCAGGTGTTGTGCAAAATGCAGAAGAGGCTTTAGAAGATTATGATAATCTTGATGGTTGGCAAGTTCAAACCTCTTCCAGTGGTGCAATGGCAACAGCTTTAGGCGAGGCATACAATAATGAAGAAGATATTATTGTTACTGGATGGTCACCACACTGGAAATTCCAAACATATGATTTAAAATATTTAGAAGACCCTGAAGGTACATTTGGGGAAGCTGAAGTATTGAAAACAATGGTACGTGAGGGATTAGAAGAAGATCTTCCGGAAGCATACCAAGTTCTCGATAATTTCTACTGGGATTTAGATGACATGGAAGAAGTTATGCTGGCAATTCAGGAAGGTACGAGTCCTGAAGACGCAGCGGCTGATTGGGTGGAAGCAAATCCGGATAAAGTAGCTGAATGGACTGAAGGCTTAAAATAAGTTTGGTATTGACAGACTATCGACTTTCGATAGTCTGTTTTTACCAAATTATCATCTTTTAATAAAAAAGACTTGTTTCTCTGACGAAGCGGCGTTATAATAGAATATGTGTCAAATTTA
This region of Oceanobacillus sp. FSL K6-2867 genomic DNA includes:
- the rapZ gene encoding RNase adapter RapZ yields the protein MGIEQETNLVIITGMSGAGKTVAIQSFEDLGYYCVDNLPPALLPKFLDLMKDSTNNIHKVALVMDLRGREFFDSLFEALDVLGHEDWLNEHILFLDAKDEALVSRYKETRRSHPLATGGLPLNGITKEREILDELRGRAQRIIDTTSLKPRDLREKILKIYSEEKQEIFSVHFLSFGFKYGLPIDADLVFDVRFLPNPHYVANLQPLTGLNQDVASYVFKWSDTQKFNDKVLDLLKFMLPQYKKEGKSQLVVAIGCTGGQHRSVALAEFFAKELSAGYITHVSHRDIDKRKGH
- a CDS encoding YvcK family protein, translated to MNNQKFPRVVAIGGGTGMPVLLRGLKDLPIELTALVTVADDGGSSGRLRDEMAIPAPGDIRNVIAALSDAEPMLLELFQHRFAEGNGLSGHSLGNLLLAAMTSVTGNFNTGIKEISRVLNVKGKIYPISNENMSLHAEMTDGTIVSGESKIPLMNKRIKRVFLSPQPIKPLPNAVRAIEAADLVVISPGSLYTSIMPNLIIPQVKESLKTTKAKVVYVCNVMTQFGETTGYTASDHVQAITDHIGKGCIDAIVVHNEPIEKSIQAVYAEENAAPVIYDTERLIDMGLEIIEGDIIDHSQATVRHDNTKIAKLLYSIL
- the whiA gene encoding DNA-binding protein WhiA, whose amino-acid sequence is MSFASEIKKELTTIEVDECCQVAELAALIRMNGAVSLSRYGYSLDVQTENAAIARRIYTLIKANYSLPVELLVRKKMKLKKNNVYIVRMKDDVEPFLEDLDIIHEPYKVVRTISKKYLESGCCRRSYLRGAFLAGGSINNPETSSYHLEISNFYQDHNDALCELLNAFDLRARTLERKNGYIVYIKEAEKITEFLSIIGAHNALFKFEDVRIVRDMRNSVNRLVNCETANLNKTIGAAFRQIENIKLIDKTVGLDQLPEKLQEIAKLRVQHEDVSLKELGELVASGKISKSGVNHRLKKIDDFADKIRRGETILKN
- a CDS encoding HPr family phosphocarrier protein, with product MIERSVKVELETGLQARPAAQFVQEANRYSANIFLEKDGKKVNAKSIMGLMSLAITKGEDIVLIGDGADEQIAVDHLISFVAKP
- the clpP gene encoding ATP-dependent Clp endopeptidase proteolytic subunit ClpP — its product is MNLVPTVIEQTNRGERAYDIYSRLLKDRIILLGSGIDDNVANSIVAQLLFLEAEDPDKDISLYINSPGGSITAGMAIYDTMNFIKPDVSTICIGMAASMGAFLLTAGEKGKRYALPNSEIMIHQPLGGTQGQATDIEIHAKRIIEIKRRMNEIMAEKTGQPLEVIERDTERDNFMTAQASVEYGLIDKILERKEEK
- a CDS encoding MarR family transcriptional regulator, whose translation is MEKLHTNDNIIVNIMIEFSKTIELFGLTTLEARLFAYLYLSEETLTLDEMAEALGKSKASISTNIRSLAELNLVTRVWKKGVRKDLYQADSQLFKTFMTSFQRKWIDIARRQKSSLEEINNYYIKQSSRELTLDEQTNLTERLNEIITFHAQIETLFKNMKSD
- a CDS encoding glycine betaine/L-proline ABC transporter ATP-binding protein → MPIIEAKNLSKVFGKNKKQALKLLDKGLTKEQILKETGSTVGVNRASFSVEAGEIFVIMGLSGSGKSTLVRLLNRLIEPTEGNILIDGEDLSKMDKNSLRQVRREKLSMVFQQFALFPHRTILKNAEYGLEIQNVPKEEREERAKKALELVGLGDYINQKPGQLSGGMQQRVGLARALANDPKVLLMDEAFSALDPLIRKEMQDELIDLQSTMKKTIIFITHDLDEALRLGDRIALMKDGVIVQIGTPEEILVSPANDYVEKFVEDVDISKILTAQHIMKRPETVNIEKHGPRVALERMREEGISSILVIDSKRNLKGYVTAEDASEARKKDIKDLTEIIRTDIPKVNRDTAMHDIFNIIYDSPTPVAVVKDEKLEGIIVRGAVIAALASDSEVNLDA
- a CDS encoding proline/glycine betaine ABC transporter permease is translated as MLNNALDFIPEIPLSDAAKNVTDFITDKFSFLFNPVKEHFGSFMEFMSEDVLMNIPPVIFILVIAILAFFISGKKFGLAVFSIVGLWLIYNQGHWDNLMNTVTLVLLASILSVIIGVPIGILMSKSKTANAIITPILDFMQTMPAFVYLIPAVAFFGIGMVPGVFASLIFATPPTVRFTNLGIRQVSKDLVEAADAFGSTGAQKLFKVELPMAKPTIMAGINQTVMLALSMVVIASMIGAPGLGREVLSSLQRAQVGPGFVAGIGIVILAIIIDRITQNMNKKKD
- a CDS encoding glycine betaine ABC transporter substrate-binding protein — translated: MLKLNKKILSLIAVLLLALLAACGNSESGSGSEDAVVDGDEIEIAYVEWDSEVASTHVVGKVLEDLGYDVSLTPLDNAVMWEAVASGEADGMVSAWLPGTQAAQYEEYGDQVVDLGENLEGAAIGLVVPSYMDVDSIADLTDEAGKTITGIDAGAGVVQNAEEALEDYDNLDGWQVQTSSSGAMATALGEAYNNEEDIIVTGWSPHWKFQTYDLKYLEDPEGTFGEAEVLKTMVREGLEEDLPEAYQVLDNFYWDLDDMEEVMLAIQEGTSPEDAAADWVEANPDKVAEWTEGLK